In the genome of Microplitis demolitor isolate Queensland-Clemson2020A chromosome 5, iyMicDemo2.1a, whole genome shotgun sequence, the window AGTTtactagtaaaaattattaagtttttatttattgtttttttcagaTTCACGCTGATAGCCCATGAACTCATTGAGTTCAATCTATTAGCTATGGAAAACCATGCAGGTTGTGATGACATGCTTAATAGAGTTGCGCTTCGTGACAACATTGGGTTATTTGGGCTGCTGAAAACAACCGCAGCAGCATGGAACGACGGTATGTTTCTGcacactttttaatttttataattttcattaaattagtCTGCTTTAATCActatattttaacaaattcaatttttttttataggtcTTCCAGAAAATTCATGGGATGTGGAGCAGCTGGTGTTGATCACAACTACCCATTTACATTGGAATCCTGCTTTCTGTGATGTTAAATTATTGCAGACATTTCTGCTCACCTCAGAAATTAACAAGATGTTAGAAAAAGCGTGTATCTTATCAGGCAAAGATAACATCGCTTCTTCCGATATTAAGTTGATAGTCTGTGGTGATTTCAACTCGAAAACGGATTCTGGTAAGTCGAATCACAGAAGTAACTCGAAATTCatacttaatttatataaataaaattaataaattttttttttttttaaggtgtatATGAGTTTTTAGTAACGGGCCAACTAGCTGCAGATCATCCGGATTTCCGAAATCTGAATTATAGAGATGCTGTTAGTAAGATTTTTGGAAATCCGAAATCTACCGACACAATACAGAGTAATCTGAATCTTTTATCGGCCTGCAATGAAATGGACATGCTGTTTACGAACTATacgtaagtaaaaattacattaaaattatgacTAAAACAATGTCAATTATAGAGAATAGTAaagtaattgtttattttttccagatatTATTTCAAGGCCGTCatagatttcattttttatagaccaTCGAATATTCAACCAATAGGATTCTATGGTATGATGGATGTTCAATGGTTTATTGAAAATGGTATTGTGGGTTGTCCAAATCGGTACATCCCATCGGGTaagttgattaattaataatataatttaaccgTTTTAACAATTGAGtatcaatttataatgtttttttttttcttttttttttagatcacCTTCCTGTTATAGCAGCTTTCAAGATAGTGTAGTtgttaaaatacttttaaaacctagtttatattgagaattatttagtttatagAAAACCACTAGAATtaacaatagaaaaattattttttgtataaaacaaaaaaaagcacatattgtgatattaaattagtaatgTACCAATACTGTATGTAAATAAGTTAgtttttaaacatatttctatttacatttaagactgattttaactttaagtaattatctttacatttcaataaaacttttgtacaatttttttattttcatactttttgtaaagattttaaaaatatttataaaattattaatttatattcttaGTTTTAAGAATAggttgaaatatttattgtacattttttcaaaaaatttaaagaatatgagaattttataaacttgtcTGTGATATTTGTAAGAttgtatttttgtaaaaaaaaattgtcattcaAAAGAACGTTAATAaaccaaattttaattgatttatgcttattttatgtaatttattaataattaaataaatctttaagTCTATTCGAAAAACtcggctatttttttttaaggacaCAACCTCAAAAGTTTCAGTAGGATAAAAGAAAACGCATGTTAAAATTTAAGccattaatattaagtactcCTTGtttgcaattttctatttcttatttaaagaacatggaagtttttttttaaatttacaattttataactcatcAACTAGAAATTGTACCGAATCATTCGATACAAATATTCGTTGAAAATTGAAAGCTCTACAAAAATGGTATCTTATAGTTTTTCCATAAATTCActcttttaaaagtaattcgtTGTCAAATATAAATGCATGACaaatttcagtattattttacattcccttcaaaaatatcagtattatctaaaaatatcGTAGGACTGTTTTTGCAGGCtactttttttccaataaattatcatctactaaatttttttgtgttattatttttacataaatgaaTGTTgtcaaaacaaattaaaaatttgggcaaaattttatttcaacacacaattttatattaatttttacaaaattttttttgctgcaTATAGTTTTCACACATACATTTTTCTGCGCAGGAaggtaaagatttttttacattttctagGTGATTCGAACGCGagaatatattgatatattatagTCATGGTTGGATAGAAAATTCAGTACTGGAAGTAGCTAACTCGGCTATAAACGGCAGATGCACACG includes:
- the LOC106693497 gene encoding CCR4-NOT transcription complex subunit 6-like, with translation MYSTKTVERTIEDPTKSMLCKVQLEHSDYTPPPPDRPWISCDIEMKPGPYCIFSVMSYNTLSSSYASPQRYPYCLEDCLNWETRGQSIINEIEYYNCDVLCLQEVENKVFHEYLLPALETLGYSGVFAPKSRAKTMSSAKQRLVDGCAIFWKTEKFTLIAHELIEFNLLAMENHAGCDDMLNRVALRDNIGLFGLLKTTAAAWNDGLPENSWDVEQLVLITTTHLHWNPAFCDVKLLQTFLLTSEINKMLEKACILSGKDNIASSDIKLIVCGDFNSKTDSGVYEFLVTGQLAADHPDFRNLNYRDAVSKIFGNPKSTDTIQSNLNLLSACNEMDMLFTNYTYYFKAVIDFIFYRPSNIQPIGFYGMMDVQWFIENGIVGCPNRYIPSDHLPVIAAFKIV